The following coding sequences are from one Lycium ferocissimum isolate CSIRO_LF1 chromosome 3, AGI_CSIRO_Lferr_CH_V1, whole genome shotgun sequence window:
- the LOC132050830 gene encoding protein BRI1-5 ENHANCED 1-like, whose amino-acid sequence MAMILGNWTTIEYDSGVIALVHIDDVARAHIFLLECPNVKGRYICSSADISPDELSQFLRARYPQFQIPTIDCLKVTKEFKFPRPSSKKLMDSGFKFKYNLDDMYDGAIGSCKQVGSL is encoded by the exons ATGGCTATGATTCTAG GGAATTGGACTACCATAGAGTATGATTCTGGAGTTATCGCATTGGTGCACATAGATGATGTGGCTAGAGCTCACATTTTTCTTTTGGAATGTCCAAATGTTAAAGGGAGGTACATTTGTTCAAGTGCAGATATAAGTCCAgatgaattatctcaatttctAAGAGCTAGATATCCTCAATTCCAAATCCCAACTATTGA TTGTTTGAAGGTGACAAAAGAATTCAAGTTCCCTCGGCCTAGTTCGAAGAAACTCATGGACAGTggattcaaattcaaatacaaTCTTGATGATATGTATGATGGAGCCATTGGTAGTTGCAAGCAAGTTGGTTCTCTCTAA
- the LOC132050752 gene encoding protein BRI1-5 ENHANCED 1-like: protein MEKNEKSIVCVTGGTGYVTSWLIMRLLQSGYSVNTTFNNNLDPEGASFLEKLPNASNKLKIFRTNPEKPESFQPAIEGCNGVIIGHSVDFEDKNDEETKIQRAITGIIGILKACSDSKTIK from the exons atggagaagaaTGAGAAGAGCATTGTATGTGTAACTGGTGGAACAGGTTATGTAACATCTTGGTTGATAATGAGGCTCCTACAATCTGGTTATTCTGTTAATACCACCTTTAACAATAACTTGGATCCAG AAGGAGCAAGTTTCTTGGAGAAATTACCAAATGCATCcaataaactcaaaattttcagGACAAATCCTGAAAAGCCCGAAAGCTTTCAACCAGCAATTGAAGGGTGCAATGGAGTCATAATTGGTCATTCTGTTGATTTCGAGGATAAAAACGATGAGGAGACGAAGATTCAAAGAGCTATTACTGGGATTATAGGCATTTTAAAGGCATGTTCGGATTCGAAAACAATTAAATGA